TTGCACGCATTTTACTACATTACGATTACAAGTCCCCTTAGAAATGCCGAATACGTCTATTACTACCAACAAGGCTGGGTGGATAGTGAAAGAAACGTTCCTTCAAATCGTCCTCAAGACGCCCAGACTTCCCAACATGGTCATCAGCAAGGAAGCTCTACTAGAAACGTATACCCAACCATCCAAACTCCTCTATTACAGGGTACAGCACCCCATGACAACAAACAATCTACCGTTGAATCTCCCCCTCCTTATGTTCCATGACGAAACTACACAAAAgcgaaaaaagaaaatttaaagTAAGTCAGTAAACCGAGATTCCTTTCTCCTTCTGTGTCGTCTGCCTcaaccaaaaaatttgccaatagaaacaaagaaattgCACTTAAGAAGTGTATCTCTTCATGACAACTCCTCTGGTTAGCGAGAACCCCTTAGGTTTATAGATCTTCCTCAGATCACCAATTTAATTAAGACTACATCTATAAAAGCAGGTGAACGTCCACATATGATATTGCCGTCAAGCTCCTATCTGAAACCTTTCTTGGTGTTCATATTTGTATACACTCTACTATCCCTTCTTTCTCTGTACGTAAAGAATGACACCAGCGTAGataagtttctttttctatatCTGCAGAACCAAAGTGCATTTTTTCAGCAAGCACcacaaaattttcaagatgGCCTGGCTTATTAAATTTTACTATACAATAATATCGATATATACATAggaactttttttttcactctAGAAGCACACCATAGTATTGCTTTCAACATCGTGACCGacctcctttttttctcacGAAAAGAACGTATACACATTCAAGGAACAGAAGTAATTGCCGaactttactttttctttcttttctattataACATCTGAATATTTACACTTTCCGTATCCTCCTTTGTTCGAAGCTAGAATCCTTcgacatttttttctcaatcTGAAAACAGTTGTATGGATTTgtttattgaaagaaaaataaacagtttattacattttttatttgggTCCCGACaggattttttgaagagttTTGAGATTTggaataacaataataacaatttATCgatttatttattaatttttgGTGTAGTCGtatttttctataaaaAACCAGATCATTTGAACTACGTTGTTGAGAGCATCAGGGAAATGACAACAAACTTTagaaataataacagtCTTAGTCGTTGGTTGCCCAGGAGTAAGTTCACCCACTTGGACGAAGAAATCTTGAAAAGAGGCGGCTTCATTGCCGGTTTAGTTAATGATGGTAATACTTGTTTTATGAATTCCGTTTTACAGTCATTAGCATCGTCCAAAGAACTGATGGAATTCTTGGATAATAATGTCATCAAAACATATGAGGAGATGGAACAAAACGAACACAATAAGGAAGAGAGCGAGCATGAACCTGAACAAGGTGAATAtaacaacaaaaagaacTCCAACAGGAGTGGCAAAGTTTATGGTAAACataagaagaagttgaacaGGAAGCTAAGTTctaaagaggaagaaagagaaaatcaAGAGCCAGATATCACATTCAGTACCGCTTTAAGAGACCTACTTGCTGCTTTGAATGATAAGTACTATAGAGACAAACCTTATTTCAAGACCAATAGTTTATTGAAATCAATGTCTAAGTCTCCTAGAAAGAATATACTTCTCGGTTATGATCAGGAAGACGCACAAGaattcttccaaaataTTTTAGCTGAACTGGAGAGTAACGTCAAATCGTTGAATACTGAAAAACTAGATTCTACACCCATTGCAAAATCCAACTTACCTGAGGATGCTTTAGTGGGCCAACAAAATCTTGGCGAGGTTGGAACAGTTTATATTCCAACTGAACAAATTGATCCTAATTCTATCTTACATGACAAGTCAATCCAAAATTTGACACCTTTCAGATTAATGACTCCTTTGGACGGCATCACCGCAGAAAGAATTGGTTGTTTACAGTGTGGTGAGAACGGTGGCATAAGATATTCCGTATTCTCAGGATTGAGTTTAAATTTACCAAACGAAAACATCGGTTCCACTTTAAAACTATCTCAGTTGTTAAGCGACTGGAGTAAACCTGAAATTATTGAAGGCGTGGAGTGTAATCGTTGTGCTCTCACTGCAGCACACTCTCATTTAATGGAACAGTTGGAtcagtttcaaaaaaaacctGAGGGTTCAATTCcagaaaaattgatgaacGCTGTTAAAGATAGAGTGCAACAAATCCAAGAAGTCCTTGCTAAACCAGTTATTGACGACGAAGATTACAAGAAGTTGCATACAGCAAATATGGTTCGTAAATGTTCTAAATCtaaacaaattttgatatcaAGACCCCCACCATTGTTATCCATTCATATCAATAGATCAGTATTCGATCCAAGAACTTATATgatcagaaaaaataactcGAAAGtattattcaaatcaaGGTTGAACCTTGCCCCATGGTGTTGCGATATTGACGAGATCAATTTGGATGCTCGTTTGCCAATgtcaaaaaaggaaaaaacaGTACAACAAGACTCAAGCGAGGATGAAAACATAGGCGGCGAATATTACACTAAATTACATGAACGCTTTGAACAGGAATTTGAAGACAGCGAAGAAGAGAGAGATTACAATGAcggagaagaaaattataCATCTCATTACAGCCATagcaaaaataataataactaTGACCCATTAAACGGTGAAGCCGATGATTTGACATCcgatgatgaggatgaacACATTGAAGAAACAGATGCCTTAGGGAACACCATCAGAAAAAGGATCACAGAGAATACCAATGATGAAAACGATTATGTAaaggatgatgaaaaagaattgcACAACATCGACAGCGTTAACATTGATGAACCAAAAGTTAATGTTGAAGATCAACTAGAAACATCATCTGATGAGGAAGATGTTATACCAGCTCCGCCTATCAATTATACTAGGTCATTTTCTACAGTCCCAGCTACTCCCCTGACGTATTCTCTGCGCTCAGTCATTGTTCATTATGGTACCCATAATTATGGTCATTATATTGCATTTAGAAAATACAGGGGTTGTTGGTGGAGAATATCTGATGAGACAGTGTATGTCGTAGACGAGGCCGAAGTTCTCTCAACACCTGGTGTTTTCATGTTATTTTACGAATATGACTACGATGAGGAAACAGGGCAGATGAAGGATGATTTGGAACTCATTCCatcaaataataaagaagaagaagaagaagaagaagaagaagaagaagaaaaagaagaaaaagaagatgttgCTGAACAGAATGAAGCTCAAGAGGACAAGAGATCATAGAGAGTTTTCTGGTAAAGATGTAAAATAAGTTATAAATACGATATCCGTAATTGTGTAAATAACAAAATTATAAAGGAGACTGAGAATAGaatattttatcaattctttgaatcTTTTACCTACCTTATAATCACATATCTCGATCGTTCTCGTACGACGAACTTCGGGAACCATCTTTGCTATCATACAAATCCTTCGTAGgcttcatttttcttaccATCGTACTTCTTCagcttttcctcttcttccctCCGTTCCTCTAATTCATCCTCATTGATCAGATCATTGATATCGAAATCGAAATCATTAGGATCTTTGTTGTATTGACCAATTACACGTCTTTTTAGACCTGTTTTAGAATcgatttcaaattttctaGATGCTGAAGACGCATGAGCACGGTCATCACCTAAACTATCGTCCCTATCTTTTAGATCGAATTTTAACACGTTGGTGTGAttaagcttttttttgatgtatTCCCTCTTACCGTACTTGCCAGTTGTAGATGGTTTTGATGCCGACGAACTTGGTTTAGCTAATTTGAACGTGCCAATACCGGAAAACAAAGGTAATAATGCAATAAAAACTAGCACAATAAtgagaagaacaaaataacCATATAAATGCATGTCTTGAAATCTATTGATTTGGTTGCAGGGGAATTATTAACGAATCGgacattcttttctatcaAATGTAGATCTTGGGTACTTAATTTAGAGACAACTCATCGCACTTGTCAAATTCCTACAAACCGTACATAATGATTATGTTTTAAAAGTTAAATAAAGGCTGTACAGTCTTATTAAGTACGAGAGATTATTAGCAGAGAATAATCACTTTGAGTTGCATCTTCGGTCGAACAATTTTAGTCGGTATCACTTATAATTTATTTTATACAACTCAGTACTAGAAGGGGAGCATCACAAATAAAACTAAGTGAGGATATATTGTGTAGCAATGATCAGGCGTTCTCTAAAAAGTATAGCTCGATTCAGCTCTGTACTGGGCAGAAGATCGATGATAACAGCAGCGCGAAAACATATCAGATTATATCCAGCTGTGACAAATAACATGAGTCATACCGtaaatattattcaaaagagaTTTGTAGAATCCTCCACAGATGGGCAAGTGGTCCCTCAAGAAGTGTTAAACTTACCGCTTGAAAAGTACCACGAGGAAGCAGACGACTACCTAGACAATTTACTAGATAGCCTGGAAGAACTGAGTGAGGCTCATCCAGATTGCATACCCGACGTAGAGCTGAGCCACGGAGTAATGACACTAGAAGTTCCAGCCTTCGGGACATATGTAATAAACAAACAACCACCTAATAAGCAAATTTGGTTGGCATCTCCACTGTCTGGGCCTAACAGATTTGATCTTTTAAATGGGGAGTGGGTTTCGCTAAGAAATGGTAAAAATCTAACAGATATACTTACTGAGGAAGTTGAGAAAGCTATTGCAAAAAGCCAGTAGGAGCGATTTCTCAACTTTTTACATTTATTTAACACTTGTAAAAATGCATTGGTTCCATTTCCATAGTCAGTGTCTCCCTTCCTTGTTATTTATTTgattatatttatatatttataaatatatataaatatacatacatatacatacataggaacatatatatatgtaccTGTGTGTTTGTTTATGTGCGTGCGTGTGTCAGAGTTTGGATGTATATGAGTCTAAACAGCAGCTTAGCTCTATAGTAGATACCACAGAAGGTTCCTTGTGTAGATTTCATTCAAATAACGCGAGAGCAGAATTAAATATAAAcgtctttttttcacatgAATCTTTTAACCAACTCTTCATAAATACCCCATGCAATACCGGCACTCAAGGCCTTTCTTGTCAATCTCATACTCAACCCACTAAAtagcttcaaaaaattttcatttttaacaATAGATGTAaatgttttgaagaaattagtGAATTTTGATGGTTCTAGTTGCATTCTCGTCTTTATAGTGTCGAACGGTGCTGTTACCGTGGTGGCTAGACTAGCAGATAATACTGCGCTCGTTGTGTTTATTGTTGTGGAAGTATAAGTTGTAAATTCCCCTTCAAGATTATAGTGTATAAATCTAGTGGGTAAAATCATGGGAAGCAACTGTTTCGATTTTTCATATAGTAGTACGTACAAGCCAGCATAGGGAGCATCTCTTAAACAGGTAGCACCAAACCCTCTGAAAAACCCAAAGAGCCCTTCTTTCGTGTATATGTGGGTGATTGCTTCATTTAAGCTGCGGTAGTTGTACAGAGTAGACTCATAGCGGACCTTAATGACAGTAATCGGCATGGTTATATAGCCCACTAGGCCTCTTGCAAATGCACCTGTTAATAGGTTTTCATACATTGTTAACTGTGGTAAGCTGCTACTCTTGTTATATACAACATTTGAATTATTTCCTAACGAAGATATGCTATGTTTGTTCTTTGCCAAAGATGACCGCATAATATTCAAGCATGATAAATACAAAGCACTACCTATCGACGTTCGTAATGCTGATGGTAAAGTCCCTCTCCATAACTGTAGGGGGTTGTCTATCTCCTTTAAATTCTTCCATAATGTAGCCTTCTTGTCTTGTTGAATTCTCGTCTTCAAAAGATCTAATGGTTGCAATGCCACGGCAGATGTTAACCCACCAAGGAAGCCCCCAATTAAATGGGATGAATTTCTTGACTTGCTTGCTTGTTCAGGCATGTAAACTGCTTCACAATTTGTGTACCTTTAAGTGATTACCGCTACGCTCTCTGTATTCAACTTATGCCTTTCCCTTCAATGACCCCTCGTGAGATTTGAATCCGGAATGGAAGCCATATAAATCCTTGATTTTAGAATTTCAAACCCAAATTTTTATTCTCACCTTTCTCTCAAACatttaaaaatataagCAACTTACAAAATAACAAGAGTATTATTACCAGTGAACTTCACAGGCTCTTCTTAACATTTAAGATATTagtaaattttcaaaaaaacaatcaaTCGTCGCAGACGTAGGAGATTCAGCAAGGTCCAAGAAGTAAACGGTACGAATTCGCTGCGGCCAAAACAAAACACTATATTTTAATGTTAGCCTCAATTACAGAGTAGTTTCCTTGTAGTGTCATCAGTAAATACCAGAACTGCTTCAACGTTCTAAGgttttcactttttcttaatattCGCTGAAAATGGTGCCTGTTAGGGCGcgatagaaagaaaaaattctcgAATGGCTGGTTTGGTGACAACTGAGCTGATCTGAAAAGGATGGCGAGATCAAGCTTGGCAGTCTGTATGCTTGTTTCAACTATTTAAAATAAGGACTATAAAGAAAGATCATTTCAATTACTACTTGCTCAATTAGTGGATACCGaacatcaaaaaatcagaGACAACACCAGAATAAACGGAACTTCATCTGCATAgcttaataataatagttttttttgctctATTACTGTaactcattttttttccccAATTTCACTTCATCCTTAATACTTCTACACATCAATCGTCTGCAGAAAGCGTACACTGCTTTTTCGATATTTTTAATACTATCCTTTTCTCCTTATTAAAACACATTACATTCATTTTACTGCATTTTATTataatttgaaaacttAAATTCAACCTCGAGAACTATAACTGTGACGTTGAATTCATCTATATCTACcgtattatatataaatttgCATGAATGGCTACGGATGTGACAACTTTGAAAGCACCATTTAAGGTGAAGGCCAGATATGGTTGGTCAGGCCAAACCAAGGGCGATTTAGGCTTTTTGGAGGGAGACATTATGGAAGTCACAAGAATTGCCGGTTCTTGGTTCTATGGCAGGTTattaagaaacaaaaagtgTTCCGGATATTTCCCTCATAACTTCGTCATACTCTTAGAGGAAAGATTGAACTCTAGCACTTCATCCGAGAATGGTGAGCAACcctcaaaaatttcagaaagTTTGGAAAAGTCTAATAGAGTTGTAATACCGCCTGTACCATCCAGATATTCGGGTGAGAAACAAAGAGCTAAGAAGAAGctatcttcatcaatgcCCAGCTCAC
The Saccharomyces mikatae IFO 1815 strain IFO1815 genome assembly, chromosome: 4 genome window above contains:
- the SNA4 gene encoding Sna4p (similar to Saccharomyces cerevisiae SNA4 (YDL123W); ancestral locus Anc_7.282) gives rise to the protein MCCYCVCCTVSDFILYIIATFFPPVAVLFRSGPFSSDFLLNVLLTLLGFLPGMLHAFYYITITSPLRNAEYVYYYQQGWVDSERNVPSNRPQDAQTSQHGHQQGSSTRNVYPTIQTPLLQGTAPHDNKQSTVESPPPYVP
- the UBP1 gene encoding ubiquitin-specific protease UBP1 (similar to Saccharomyces cerevisiae UBP1 (YDL122W); ancestral locus Anc_2.307), with translation MDLFIERKINSLLHFLFGSRQDFLKSFEIWNNNNNNLSIYLLIFGVVVFFYKKPDHLNYVVESIREMTTNFRNNNSLSRWLPRSKFTHLDEEILKRGGFIAGLVNDGNTCFMNSVLQSLASSKELMEFLDNNVIKTYEEMEQNEHNKEESEHEPEQGEYNNKKNSNRSGKVYGKHKKKLNRKLSSKEEERENQEPDITFSTALRDLLAALNDKYYRDKPYFKTNSLLKSMSKSPRKNILLGYDQEDAQEFFQNILAELESNVKSLNTEKLDSTPIAKSNLPEDALVGQQNLGEVGTVYIPTEQIDPNSILHDKSIQNLTPFRLMTPLDGITAERIGCLQCGENGGIRYSVFSGLSLNLPNENIGSTLKLSQLLSDWSKPEIIEGVECNRCALTAAHSHLMEQLDQFQKKPEGSIPEKLMNAVKDRVQQIQEVLAKPVIDDEDYKKLHTANMVRKCSKSKQILISRPPPLLSIHINRSVFDPRTYMIRKNNSKVLFKSRLNLAPWCCDIDEINLDARLPMSKKEKTVQQDSSEDENIGGEYYTKLHERFEQEFEDSEEERDYNDGEENYTSHYSHSKNNNNYDPLNGEADDLTSDDEDEHIEETDALGNTIRKRITENTNDENDYVKDDEKELHNIDSVNIDEPKVNVEDQLETSSDEEDVIPAPPINYTRSFSTVPATPLTYSLRSVIVHYGTHNYGHYIAFRKYRGCWWRISDETVYVVDEAEVLSTPGVFMLFYEYDYDEETGQMKDDLELIPSNNKEEEEEEEEEEEEKEEKEDVAEQNEAQEDKRS
- the EXP1 gene encoding Exp1p (similar to Saccharomyces cerevisiae YDL121C; ancestral locus Anc_2.308) gives rise to the protein MHLYGYFVLLIIVLVFIALLPLFSGIGTFKLAKPSSSASKPSTTGKYGKREYIKKKLNHTNVLKFDLKDRDDSLGDDRAHASSASRKFEIDSKTGLKRRVIGQYNKDPNDFDFDINDLINEDELEERREEEEKLKKYDGKKNEAYEGFV
- the YFH1 gene encoding ferroxidase (similar to Saccharomyces cerevisiae YFH1 (YDL120W); ancestral locus Anc_2.309) — protein: MIRRSLKSIARFSSVLGRRSMITAARKHIRLYPAVTNNMSHTVNIIQKRFVESSTDGQVVPQEVLNLPLEKYHEEADDYLDNLLDSLEELSEAHPDCIPDVELSHGVMTLEVPAFGTYVINKQPPNKQIWLASPLSGPNRFDLLNGEWVSLRNGKNLTDILTEEVEKAIAKSQ
- the HEM25 gene encoding Hem25p (similar to Saccharomyces cerevisiae YDL119C; ancestral locus Anc_2.313), whose product is MPEQASKSRNSSHLIGGFLGGLTSAVALQPLDLLKTRIQQDKKATLWKNLKEIDNPLQLWRGTLPSALRTSIGSALYLSCLNIMRSSLAKNKHSISSLGNNSNVVYNKSSSLPQLTMYENLLTGAFARGLVGYITMPITVIKVRYESTLYNYRSLNEAITHIYTKEGLFGFFRGFGATCLRDAPYAGLYVLLYEKSKQLLPMILPTRFIHYNLEGEFTTYTSTTINTTSAVLSASLATTVTAPFDTIKTRMQLEPSKFTNFFKTFTSIVKNENFLKLFSGLSMRLTRKALSAGIAWGIYEELVKRFM